Sequence from the Salinicoccus sp. Bachu38 genome:
GTCCTTCTGATTATACTTCTTGGTTTCGGCCTCATCATCTATGGTGTCGTACAGGGCTGGTCGACGGGCACCGATCTTGCCGCAATATTCCTTGCCATGGGCATCCTTTCGGGACTCGTCGGGGGCAATACACCGAACGGCATTGCCGAAGACTTCATAAAAGGGGCTAAGGAAGTCACATTCGGTGCACTCATCGTCGGACTTGCCAGATGTATCCTGCTGATACTGGAAGACGGTACCATCATCGATACGGTCATCTTCTCGGTCAGTTCCATACTGGAAGGACTGCCCGCTTCCATTGCGGCGGTCGGCATGTTCTTCACCCAGTTCATCATCAACTTCTTCATCCCGTCCGGTTCCGGCCAGGCGGCAACGACCATCCCGCTGATGGCGCCCATCGGGGATATCGTCGGCGTGCCCCGCCAATCGGTTGTTCTGGCCTTCCAGATGGGGGATGGCCTGTCGAACTACCTGTTCCCGACATCGGCCATCCTGATGGCAGGCCTCAGCATCGCCAACATTCCGTATGAGAAATGGCTCAGGTTCGTCTGGCCGATCATGCTCGTATGGATTGTGGCATGTGCCGCCTTCATGGTCATCAGCCTGTGGATCGGCTATGGACCCTTCTAGCATAAAAAAAGACGATAATCCCTTGGGATTATCGTCTTTTTCTGTTGTAGTACTGCTTGATTTCACTGATGAAGTATAGGCTTCCTGTCACGAGCAGGAGATCCCCTTCAAAATCTTCTATAAACTGGATATAGTCATCCACCATCGACCTGCGCGGATGCTTCACCTTCTCATATATCGCCGCTTTCGGCAGTGCTTTTGGAAAGTCGAAATCCGTCACGCTGAAGGCATCCGCAATCCCTTCGAGCTTTTCCACCATCGCAGCCAAAGGTTTGCCCTCTATGGCCGAGAAAAGCACTGTAATCTCCCTATCGGGATACTGTTTGCCGATGGTACTCACAAGCGCTTCCACCGCTTCATTATTATGGGCACCATCAATGATGACAAGCGGCTCTTCATTGATGGTTTCGATCCGTCCCGGCCAGGTGGTCTCTTCGATGGCCTGGATCATCTGGTTCCAGTCGAGGACCGCCTTTCCCCTTTCATGAAGCTCGATCAGCGCAGCTATGGCGAGGGAAGCATTCTCCTTCTGGTGCCTGCCCGCCATGCCAAGCCGGATATCCTGGAAATCGTAGGAGCCGTACTGGAACTGGAACTCACCGTTTTCGGGGATCATGATGATGTCCCTGTTCAGTTCGATCCCCTTCGCATGGTTCTCCTCGAGCACCGTATGGATATAATCCCGGGATACATCATCCTTGACACCAAAGACAAGCGGAACACCGGGCTTGATGACGCCGCTTTTGTCTTTTGCGATATCCAGCAGGGTGTCGCCCAGTATGCTCGTATGATCCAGACCGATGCTTGTCAGTACAGTCATGATCGGCTGGAATACATTCGTCGAATCATTCTTTGCCCCAAGGCCGGCTTCGACGACCACGTAGTCGACCGAACGCACCTTCCCGAAATAGACGAACATCATCATCGTAATGATTTCAAACTCAGTGGCAATGCCAAGGTCCGTCTCGGCTTCCAGTGCTTCACTCACCGGTTTGACGATGTCGACCAGGTGGACGATATCATCATCTGAAATCGGCGTCCCATCCACTGAAATCCGTTCGTTGAATGTCTCGATATATGGGGAGGTGAACGTCCCGACAGTATAGCCATTCCGGTTCAGCGCATTTCGCATATAGGACACGGTGGACCCTTTGCCATTCGTGCCGACGACGTGTATGCCATTGATATTGCGTTCCGGGTTTTCCAGACGTCCAAGCATCCATTCCATACGCCTGACACCCGGTTTGATGCCAAATTTCATCCTCTCATGAATCCAATTCAATCCTTCTTGATAGCTCATGGCCTATCCCTTTCTTTTCAGATTATCCAGCCTCTCCCTGACTTCGTTGAACTGGGACTGGTAGCCGATCTGTTTCTCCCGTTCCTTTTCCACTACATCCGCCGGTGCGTTCGCGGTGAATTTTTCATTGCCGAGTTTGCCGTCCACGCGCTTCAGTTCACCTTCAAGGCGCTTCAGTTCACCTTCAAGGCGTGCAATCTCCTCCTGCATGTCTATCAGGCCGGACAGCGGCAGTATGACTGTGGCACCGTTCACCACATCCGTCTTCACATCCGCTTCAGTCACAACTTCAGAAGAGATGTCAAGGGACCCTGGATTGCAGAAGCGTTCGATATAGTGCCTGTTGTTCTCGATGAGCTCCCGTCGTGCCGCGTCTTTGACTTCTATGAATATGTCGATCGGTTTCGACAGCGGCGTATTGACTTCGTTCCTTGTCTGGCGGACTGACTTGATGATGTCGACGAGGAGTGCCATGGCATCCTCGGATGTCGGATTGCTGAGGTGTGTATGCGCCTTTGCCCACTCGCTTGTGACGATCGTCCTGTCCGGTTCTATCGTCTGGTATATCTCTTCTGTCACAAACGGCATGAACGGATGGAGCATCTTCAGTATATTATCGAGGGTATGGAGCAGTACGGAGCGCGTCATCGCCTTCTCAGCTTCCGTGCCTTCAGCCATCGGTACTTTCGCCATCTCGATGTACCAGTCGCAGAAATCATCCCATATGAAGTTGTACAGGAGGCGTCCAGCCTCTCCGAATTCATAGTGTTCGGAAAGCTGCGTGACATTGCCGATCGTTTCATTCAGGCGCGTCAGTATCCACTCGTCGGCCAATGATTTTTCGCCTTCAAGGTTGATGTCGTCCATACCGAAGTCCTCGCCGATATTCATCAGGCTGAACCGGGATGCATTCCATATCTTGTTGATGAAGTTCCATACGGATTCGACTTTTTCATCGGAATATCTGAGGTCATGTCCCGGGGTCGTTCCCGTGGACAGGAAGTAGCGCAGGGCATCCGCCCCGTATTTTTCGATGACATCCATCGGATCGACACCGTTGCCGAGGGATTTCGACATCTTGCGGTTCTGTTCATCCCTCACCAGGCCATGGAGCAGTACATCATCGAATGGATTCTCGCCGGTATGCTCGAGGGAGGAGAAGATCATTCTCGCGACCCAGAAGAAGATGATGTCGTAACCCGTCACAAGTACGTTCGTCGGGAAGAACTTCTTCAGATCATCCGTCTCCTCGGGCCAGCCCATTGTAGAAAACGGCCATAATGCACTGGAGAACCATGTATCCAGCACGTCTTCGTCCTGAACCCAGTTGTCTGGATCCGCCGGTGGTTCCATGCCGACATGCATCTCTCCTGACTCCTTATGGTACCAGGCCGGAATCTGATGCCCCCACCAGAGCTGGCGGGAGATGCACCAGTCGCGGATATCCTCCATCCAGCGGCGGAAGGTTGCATCGAAACGGTCCGGCACGAAGTTGATTGCATTGTCGGAATCCTGGTTGTCCAGGCTCTTCTTCGCAAGGTTATCCATCTTGACGAACCACTGTGTGGACAGGTAGGGCTCGACGACCGCCCCGCTGCGCTCGGAATGCCCGACGGAATGGACATGCGGCTCCACTTTGATCAGATAGCCTTCGTCCTCGAGATCCTTGACCAGTGCCTTACGGCACTCGAAACGGTCCATCCCTGCATATCTGCCGGCGAGGTCGTTCATCGTACCGTCTTCATTCATGACATTGATCCGCTTCAGCTCATGGCGTTCACCGATCACAAAGTCGTTCGGGTCATGTGCCGGCGTCACCTTCATCACACCAGTGCCGAATTCCATATCGACATACGGGTCTGAAATGATCGGCAGTTCGCGTCCCATGATCGGCAGTGTCACGGTCTTGCCGATATATTCCCTGTAGCGGTCATCATCTGGATGGACGACGATCGCCGTATCACCGAGCATCGTCTCCGGTCGTGTCGTGGCGATCTCAAGATGATTGCCATCCGGGAGCGGATACCTTACATGATAGAAGTTCCCCTCGACTTCCTTATGGATGACTTCGATGTCACTCAGTGCAGTCTGAGTCGCCGGATCCCAGTTGATGATGTACTCGCCCCGGTAGATCAGCCCCTTGTTGTACATGTCGACGAAGACTTTCCTCACTGCCTTGGATAGACCCTCGTCCATCGTAAAGCGCTCCTTGTCATAATCGAGGCCGAGGCCGAGCTTTTTCCACTGGCTGCGGATGAAATCGGCATACTCCTCCTTCCAGTCCCATGCCCGTTCAATGAACTTCTCCCTGCCGAGATCCTGGCGGGTGATGCCCTGCTCGCGCAGACGCGCTTCCACCTTGGCCTGGGTCGCAATGCCTGCATGGTCCATGCCGGGAAGATAGAGGACCTCATAGCCCTGCATCCGCTTCATGCGCGTGATGATATCCTGCAGGGTCGTATCCCACGCGTGGCCGAGGTGCAGTTTGCCCGTCACATTCGGCGGCGGGATGACGATGGAGTACGGGGGCTTGTCGGAAGCCGCATCGGACTTGAAATAGCCGGCCTCCACCCATTTTTCATATTTACCTTCTTCAACCATTTTCGGATCGTACTTTTTGGACATTTCCATAACATTCTCTCCTTTAGACAAAATAAAAAGCTTCCTGTCCCATGACTATAGGACGGAAGCTCCGCGGTACCACCTAGATTCAGCATGAAATGCTGCACTCGAGATGATTAACGCTCATCCCACGTCAGGCCCTACTCGGGGTCAGGACTGATCTCTGCAGACTACTTTCATGGCATACTTCGGCATGTTCACAGCACCCACATGCTCTCTGTAACCCGTATACCACTACTCTTCTGCCTTCATCTATTGCATTAATTTTATAGTATTCCAACACCCCGGTGCTGTCAAGTCCCATCCTCCGCATGCTGGCGCCGGCGCCTGTTCCGTCTCAGGAAGTAGTTTATGAAGGGGGCGACGATCAGAAGGATGAAGAAGATCCTGAATATATGATAGCTGGAAATCATCGCGGTGTTGGCACCCATGTCAACGGCAACGATGATGATCTGCCCGATGCCGCCCGGCGCCGCACTCAGGAACAGATCGGTGAAATTATGGTCGGTCACCAGGAGGAACAGCATCACCAGCCCCATCGTTCCTGCAATGACCAGCACATTCTGTATGATCATGGAGGCGATCAGACGGCTGTTCAGCTGGGTGACGAGCGTCGATACCTGGAAGCCGATCCTTATGCCGAAGAACAGCTGGGCTGCATACATGAATTCGGTGTTGACCGAGAATGTGTAATCCGTCACCATGTTCCAGCCGAGCACGGCGAGCATCGGCCCCATCATGAATGGCACAGGGAATTTCAATTTTGCGAGTATGAAGATCACGACAGGCATGGCAGCGACGATCCAAAGCATGTCCCGTGTCATGACGGACAGGAGCGGAGAGGCGGTTTCATTCAAAGCCCCCGCCCCACTGTCCGTGGTAAAACTCGCGATCAGCGGTACGAAGATGACGACAAGTACGATGCGCGACATCTGTGTCAGCGTGACAAGCAGAAGATCCGCACGCTTCTCCTCCTCCGCCATGACGATCATCTGTGACAGTGCGCCCGGCACCGAGGAAAGTACGGCCGTCTCCATGGTACAGCCGGTCATCTTCATGAAAAACCTTGCCAGAAGCAGGCTCAGAATGATGATGAGCAATGAAATAAGTATGATGTTTATGTAATCGTCAGCCATGTCATGGAGTGTCTGCAGGGTGAATGCAGAACCGATTTCCGCACCGATGATGACCAGTCCGACATTGCCCAGCCATTTGGGATAATGGAAATGGCTCGTCACCAGCCTGTAGAACAGGACGGTTGCGATCATCGCACCGAAAAGCCATGGCAGCACCATCCCGACCCACTGCAGCAACGCAGACAGGACGAGTGCGGCAAGAAACAGAAACAGCAGATTCAGATACTTCATCCCGTCTACCTCCTCCCATTAATTATTTCGGAATCCAAAACAATATTCATGCATAATGCAACCCCGCCCAGTCTGCACTGCTGCGGGGTTGTCATGGACAGAATTAGTTTGTGCTGCTGTCTTCGGAAGTCTCTGCCTCATCATTGGCTGATCCCGGCTCCTCTTCGGTGACCTCAGCATCGGAATCATCGGATGATCCCTCTTCAGTACTCTCTTCCTCTGTGCTTTCTTCTTCAGTGGATTCTTCAGTGGACTCCTCTTCAGCACCGGAACCTTCTTCGGTGGATTCTTCGGAACCGGAGCCTTCTTCGGTACTTTCCTCTTCGGTCAGGCCTTCTTCCTCTGTTTCTTCATCTCCGGAAGTTGTGGATGTAGAGCCGCCCTCTTCATCTTCACCGCCGCTGAACTGGTTGATGATCAGAGGAATGAGCAGTAGGACAATAACAATTGGAATGATCCACATAAGCGGATTTTTCTTGTTGTCCTCTTTGCGATCGATCATTTCCCTGTTCTGACCTTCGATGTAGACTTTATCTTCATCTCTTTCGCCTTTCATGTTCGCTTTCTTGTCGGATATGTGCTTATCCTTGTCATTGGCCATTCAAATTACCTCCCGTTATCTATTCTATTTCATTATACACTTTATTCTGCGCATATAAACTCGAATTTCGGAGGCTATTTCCGCGCAACGCGTTCAAGTGCTTTCCCGAAGGCATCCAGTGTCTTCCTGATATCTTCTTCGGTATGCTTGGTTGACAGGAACATGCCCTCGAATTGGGAAGGTGGCAGATAGACGCCTTCCTGCAGCAATTCCTGGTACAGATTTTTGAAAAGCTCGAGATCGCTTGTATTCGCACTGTCGAAATCCAAGACCGGACCTTCAGTCAGGAAGAAACCGATCATCGATCCGGCACGATTGACTGTGAGCGGATATCCTTTTTCACTGAAGATATCCTTAAGACCGACTTCAAGCATGTCGCCAAGCTTGTTGAAATGCGCGTAGCTTTCCGGTGTCAGCTGTCTGAGCGTCTCAAGCCCTGCCGTCATCGCAAGCGGATTGCCGGACAGCGTGCCTGCCTGATAGATGTCCCCGACGGGTGCAATGCGTTCCATGATGTCGCGCCTGCCGCCGTATGCCCCTACAGGCAGTCCGCCGCCGATCACTTTGCCGAGGCATGTCAGATCCGGCGTAATGCCATAATGTCCCTGTGCACTGTGATAGCCGACACGGAAACCGGTCATGACTTCATCAAATATGAGCAGCGTATCATTCTGCTCCGTAACTTCACGTACGAACTTCAGGAAGCCCTCTTTCGGAGGGACGACGCCCATATTTCCGGCGACCGGTTCCATTATGACCGCCGCAATATCCTCGCCGAACTTGTCGAACGCCTCGGAAAGGCTCTCTTCGTCGTTGTAAGGTACAGTGATTGTATTCGCCGCCGTACCTTCGGGCACCCCTGGAGAATCCGGAAGTCCAAGCGTCGCAACGCCACTGCCTGCCTTGATCAGCAGGGAGTCGCTGTGGCCATGGTAGCATCCTTCGAACTTCAGTATCTTATTCTTTCCTGTGAACCCTCTGGCCAGCCGCAGCGCCGCAAGCGTCGCTTCCGTGCCCGAGGACACCATGCGGAGCATCTCGACCGAAGGTACACGGTCGATGACGAGTTCCGCCAGTTCATTTTCAAGTTCTGTCGGTGCACCGAAGCTGGTGCCTTTCTGTGCTGCAGCGGTGAGGGCGTCGACGACTTTTTCATCGCTGTGCCCGAGGATCAGGGGGCCGAAGCTGAGTACATAGTCGATGTACTCATTGCCGTCCACATCATAGGTTCTTGCACCTTTCGCGCGATCTATGAAGACCGGATTCATGCCCACGGAGTTGAATGCCCTGACAGGACTGTTCACCCCGCCCGGCATCAGGTCTTTCGCTTTTTCATAAAGTGCTTCAGATTTTTCGTACATTCTATTCCATCCCTTCATCAAGCATTCTGCATATGTCTTTGGCAAAGTATGTGATGATCATATCCGCCCCGGCACGCTTCATCGAAACCATCTGTTCCATGATGACGGACTCCTCAAGGAGTCCCATATCGACAGCGGTCCGTGTCATTGCGTACTCTCCACTGACATTGTAGGCGACTACCGGCACATCCGTATTGTTTCTGACATCTCTGATGATGTCAAGATAGGACAGCGCCGGTTTGACGATCATCATGTCGCATCCCTCTTCGAGGTCGCTTGCCAGCTCACGCTGTGCCTCCAGACGGTTTGCAGGATCCATCTGATAGGTCCTGCGGTCGCCGAAGGACGGCGTGGAGTCCGCTGCATCACGGAATGGCCCGTAGAATTTGGAGGCATACTTGATGCCATAGCTCATGATCGGAATATGGCTATAGCCATTGTCATCGAGCCCTTTTCTGATCTCCGAGACGAAGCCATCCATCATATTGCTTGGCGCGATGATATCCGCTCCGGCTTTCGCCTGGGAGACGGCCGTCCTGACAAGGAGCGGCAGTGTGCTGTCATTATCGACATCCTGTGTATCCGGGTCGATGAGTCCGCAATGGCCGTGATCCGTATATTCACACAGGCAGGTGTCCAGAATGACCAGTATTTCAGGATACAGCCTTTTCGAAATCCTGCAGGCTTCCTGGATGACGCCATGGTCATGGTAGGCACCATGGCCCTCAGGGTCCTTTTCATCCGGTATGCCGAAGAAGATGACGGATTTGATGCCGGCCGCCTTCACCTCTTCCAGCTCTTCATGGAGGCGGTTCAGTGAAATCTGGAAGACACCCTTCATGGATGGCACTTCCTC
This genomic interval carries:
- a CDS encoding bifunctional folylpolyglutamate synthase/dihydrofolate synthase, yielding MSYQEGLNWIHERMKFGIKPGVRRMEWMLGRLENPERNINGIHVVGTNGKGSTVSYMRNALNRNGYTVGTFTSPYIETFNERISVDGTPISDDDIVHLVDIVKPVSEALEAETDLGIATEFEIITMMMFVYFGKVRSVDYVVVEAGLGAKNDSTNVFQPIMTVLTSIGLDHTSILGDTLLDIAKDKSGVIKPGVPLVFGVKDDVSRDYIHTVLEENHAKGIELNRDIIMIPENGEFQFQYGSYDFQDIRLGMAGRHQKENASLAIAALIELHERGKAVLDWNQMIQAIEETTWPGRIETINEEPLVIIDGAHNNEAVEALVSTIGKQYPDREITVLFSAIEGKPLAAMVEKLEGIADAFSVTDFDFPKALPKAAIYEKVKHPRRSMVDDYIQFIEDFEGDLLLVTGSLYFISEIKQYYNRKRR
- a CDS encoding valine--tRNA ligase, producing MEMSKKYDPKMVEEGKYEKWVEAGYFKSDAASDKPPYSIVIPPPNVTGKLHLGHAWDTTLQDIITRMKRMQGYEVLYLPGMDHAGIATQAKVEARLREQGITRQDLGREKFIERAWDWKEEYADFIRSQWKKLGLGLDYDKERFTMDEGLSKAVRKVFVDMYNKGLIYRGEYIINWDPATQTALSDIEVIHKEVEGNFYHVRYPLPDGNHLEIATTRPETMLGDTAIVVHPDDDRYREYIGKTVTLPIMGRELPIISDPYVDMEFGTGVMKVTPAHDPNDFVIGERHELKRINVMNEDGTMNDLAGRYAGMDRFECRKALVKDLEDEGYLIKVEPHVHSVGHSERSGAVVEPYLSTQWFVKMDNLAKKSLDNQDSDNAINFVPDRFDATFRRWMEDIRDWCISRQLWWGHQIPAWYHKESGEMHVGMEPPADPDNWVQDEDVLDTWFSSALWPFSTMGWPEETDDLKKFFPTNVLVTGYDIIFFWVARMIFSSLEHTGENPFDDVLLHGLVRDEQNRKMSKSLGNGVDPMDVIEKYGADALRYFLSTGTTPGHDLRYSDEKVESVWNFINKIWNASRFSLMNIGEDFGMDDINLEGEKSLADEWILTRLNETIGNVTQLSEHYEFGEAGRLLYNFIWDDFCDWYIEMAKVPMAEGTEAEKAMTRSVLLHTLDNILKMLHPFMPFVTEEIYQTIEPDRTIVTSEWAKAHTHLSNPTSEDAMALLVDIIKSVRQTRNEVNTPLSKPIDIFIEVKDAARRELIENNRHYIERFCNPGSLDISSEVVTEADVKTDVVNGATVILPLSGLIDMQEEIARLEGELKRLEGELKRVDGKLGNEKFTANAPADVVEKEREKQIGYQSQFNEVRERLDNLKRKG
- a CDS encoding AbrB family transcriptional regulator, producing the protein MKYLNLLFLFLAALVLSALLQWVGMVLPWLFGAMIATVLFYRLVTSHFHYPKWLGNVGLVIIGAEIGSAFTLQTLHDMADDYINIILISLLIIILSLLLARFFMKMTGCTMETAVLSSVPGALSQMIVMAEEEKRADLLLVTLTQMSRIVLVVIFVPLIASFTTDSGAGALNETASPLLSVMTRDMLWIVAAMPVVIFILAKLKFPVPFMMGPMLAVLGWNMVTDYTFSVNTEFMYAAQLFFGIRIGFQVSTLVTQLNSRLIASMIIQNVLVIAGTMGLVMLFLLVTDHNFTDLFLSAAPGGIGQIIIVAVDMGANTAMISSYHIFRIFFILLIVAPFINYFLRRNRRRRQHAEDGT
- a CDS encoding cytochrome c → MANDKDKHISDKKANMKGERDEDKVYIEGQNREMIDRKEDNKKNPLMWIIPIVIVLLLIPLIINQFSGGEDEEGGSTSTTSGDEETEEEGLTEEESTEEGSGSEESTEEGSGAEEESTEESTEEESTEEESTEEGSSDDSDAEVTEEEPGSANDEAETSEDSSTN
- the hemL gene encoding glutamate-1-semialdehyde 2,1-aminomutase codes for the protein MYEKSEALYEKAKDLMPGGVNSPVRAFNSVGMNPVFIDRAKGARTYDVDGNEYIDYVLSFGPLILGHSDEKVVDALTAAAQKGTSFGAPTELENELAELVIDRVPSVEMLRMVSSGTEATLAALRLARGFTGKNKILKFEGCYHGHSDSLLIKAGSGVATLGLPDSPGVPEGTAANTITVPYNDEESLSEAFDKFGEDIAAVIMEPVAGNMGVVPPKEGFLKFVREVTEQNDTLLIFDEVMTGFRVGYHSAQGHYGITPDLTCLGKVIGGGLPVGAYGGRRDIMERIAPVGDIYQAGTLSGNPLAMTAGLETLRQLTPESYAHFNKLGDMLEVGLKDIFSEKGYPLTVNRAGSMIGFFLTEGPVLDFDSANTSDLELFKNLYQELLQEGVYLPPSQFEGMFLSTKHTEEDIRKTLDAFGKALERVARK
- the hemB gene encoding porphobilinogen synthase, with protein sequence MNFDRHRRLRRTEFMRDMVRETKVAKEDLIYPIFVVESDDVKEEVPSMKGVFQISLNRLHEELEEVKAAGIKSVIFFGIPDEKDPEGHGAYHDHGVIQEACRISKRLYPEILVILDTCLCEYTDHGHCGLIDPDTQDVDNDSTLPLLVRTAVSQAKAGADIIAPSNMMDGFVSEIRKGLDDNGYSHIPIMSYGIKYASKFYGPFRDAADSTPSFGDRRTYQMDPANRLEAQRELASDLEEGCDMMIVKPALSYLDIIRDVRNNTDVPVVAYNVSGEYAMTRTAVDMGLLEESVIMEQMVSMKRAGADMIITYFAKDICRMLDEGME